A single window of Nocardia sp. NBC_01327 DNA harbors:
- a CDS encoding HAMP domain-containing sensor histidine kinase, translated as MKLRARLTAVAVAATVAAILITVATAYRSVSPLIADQVDRGLADRADMVLALLDAGAPIPARPDMTEQLLLPDGTVKPLTPGRNLLPVNDSDRAVARAGAGSAETDVDVADVPHGVLTKARPGGGALMVGQNYAEVDRIDNEFLWRTAWITLAAVVVAALISWLAIGRILRPMRRLADAARRITTTRDLATVLPEAGRDEVGELTRSFHAMLAALRFSRAQQHRLVEDAGHELRTPLTSVRGSAELLQRARGKLGPADEAQVLTTLVQEAKALDALVGELVELATDQHTAETPAALDLPEIAEDCARRFRRRTGRTITLHVEDPAPVTARPQAVARCIDNLLDNATKYSPLDTGIDIHLTGARLAVLDHGPGIDPTAQRAVFDRFYRADRTRATPGSGLGLAIVHDIITAHSGTVFAADRPGGGAEVGFELPGEP; from the coding sequence ATGAAGCTGCGCGCGCGGCTCACCGCGGTCGCGGTCGCGGCCACCGTCGCCGCGATCCTGATCACCGTGGCGACCGCCTACCGCAGTGTCTCCCCGCTGATCGCCGATCAGGTCGATCGCGGCCTGGCCGATCGCGCCGATATGGTGCTGGCGCTCCTGGACGCCGGGGCCCCGATCCCGGCGCGACCGGATATGACCGAGCAGCTGCTACTCCCGGACGGCACCGTGAAACCCCTGACGCCGGGCCGAAACCTGTTGCCGGTGAACGACTCCGACCGCGCAGTCGCCCGCGCGGGTGCGGGCAGCGCCGAAACCGATGTCGACGTGGCCGATGTCCCGCACGGTGTGCTCACCAAGGCCCGCCCCGGCGGCGGTGCGCTGATGGTCGGCCAGAACTATGCCGAGGTCGACCGCATCGACAATGAATTCCTGTGGCGCACAGCGTGGATCACCCTCGCCGCGGTCGTCGTGGCGGCCTTGATCAGCTGGCTGGCCATCGGCCGGATTCTGCGCCCCATGCGCCGGCTGGCCGATGCGGCGCGGCGGATCACCACCACCCGTGATCTGGCCACCGTGTTGCCGGAGGCGGGCCGCGACGAGGTCGGCGAATTGACCCGTAGCTTCCACGCGATGCTCGCCGCCCTGCGTTTCTCCCGCGCCCAGCAGCACCGGCTCGTCGAGGACGCCGGTCACGAACTGCGGACACCACTGACCTCGGTGCGCGGCAGCGCTGAACTCCTGCAGCGCGCCCGCGGCAAGCTCGGCCCCGCGGACGAGGCCCAGGTGCTGACCACCCTCGTGCAGGAGGCCAAGGCGCTCGATGCCCTGGTCGGCGAACTCGTGGAGCTCGCCACCGATCAGCACACCGCGGAAACCCCGGCGGCGCTGGACCTGCCCGAGATCGCCGAGGACTGTGCGCGCCGATTCCGCCGCCGCACCGGCCGCACCATCACCCTGCACGTCGAGGACCCGGCGCCGGTGACCGCCCGCCCGCAGGCGGTGGCCCGCTGCATCGACAATCTGCTGGACAATGCCACCAAATACAGCCCACTCGACACCGGGATCGATATTCACCTCACCGGCGCCCGGCTCGCGGTGCTCGACCACGGCCCGGGCATCGACCCGACCGCACAGCGCGCCGTCTTCGACCGCTTCTACCGCGCCGACCGCACCCGGGCCACCCCGGGATCGGGTCTGGGCCTGGCCATCGTGCACGACATCATCACCGCCCACTCCGGCACGGTCTTCGCCGCCGATCGCCCCGGCGGCGGCGCGGAAGTGGGGTTCGAGCTGCCCGGCGAGCCCTGA
- a CDS encoding response regulator transcription factor: MTATAASQTGPVTSATVLVVEDDPNVRSTLDQLLRFEGYRVRLAGDGQEALDLLALERPDLAVVDVVMPRLDGLSLCRALRRRGDRLPILVLTARQQVGDRVAGLDAGADDYLPKPFDTEELLARLRALLRRSAPDDTGADILAVADLTLDPATREVHRGATPLELTRTEFDVLELLLRNQRVVLSRGQIYEHIWGYDFDTESRSLDVYIGYLRRKTEEGGAPRLIHTVRNVGYTIRSA, encoded by the coding sequence ATGACCGCAACCGCCGCCAGCCAGACTGGGCCGGTGACTTCAGCAACAGTGCTCGTGGTCGAGGACGATCCGAATGTGCGCAGTACTCTCGACCAATTGCTGCGCTTCGAGGGCTATCGGGTGCGGCTGGCCGGCGACGGTCAGGAGGCGCTCGACCTGCTGGCGCTCGAGCGCCCGGATCTGGCGGTGGTGGATGTGGTCATGCCGCGCCTGGACGGTCTGTCCCTGTGCCGGGCGCTGCGCCGCCGCGGTGACCGCCTGCCGATTCTGGTGCTCACCGCGCGGCAGCAGGTCGGTGATCGGGTCGCGGGTCTCGATGCCGGAGCTGACGATTACCTGCCCAAACCGTTCGACACCGAGGAACTGCTGGCTCGGCTCCGGGCGCTGCTGCGGCGCAGCGCACCGGACGACACCGGTGCGGACATCCTCGCCGTCGCCGATCTGACCCTGGATCCGGCGACCAGGGAGGTGCACCGCGGCGCCACCCCGCTCGAATTGACCCGCACCGAATTCGACGTCCTGGAGCTACTGCTCCGCAATCAGCGCGTGGTGCTCTCCAGAGGCCAGATCTACGAACACATCTGGGGCTACGACTTCGATACCGAATCACGGTCCCTCGACGTCTATATCGGCTATCTGCGCCGCAAGACCGAGGAGGGCGGCGCACCGCGCCTGATCCACACCGTCCGCAATGTCGGCTACACCATCCGGTCGGCATGA
- a CDS encoding alpha/beta fold hydrolase, whose translation MRAGVRSILGFGLAAAVLGGLITGCGGGTEDRGGAAPSWCPTVAGHGVDCGVVERPLVQGRAELGTVQVGYTRIKHSRADGEAAGTVLPNPGGPGVPMIWHAAEAATLSQALLDDYDVLLIDPRGTGVSDALDCGVGQDAYQLDTREAQLQAVARCGQQLGEKAAGYTSAATVDDFDAVRAKLGIDKVIPYGISYGTYLLPIYAQRHPDHVQSIVLSGAYPNDSDQLQRPNAEAVSLALQRICERSHVCDGNTAVDDLRIVATRLRDKPITVAGKGPILLTEAKFGSLVFEAATSNVGADPETLTPLGMLPAALHSAVRGDDAGLIEFVRRTTDEPAYENIGLYITVACNDYAPLWSPEAPLPQREQQFGEALAKASGGFGAFSAQGFMAAQRDGGDACIRWPGIKGLQRPDQVRTAMPDVPVLVLSGDLDAITPDANGKLAAAKFAHSTFVSVPNTGHVPDLEPSGCVVGIVAHFVRTGTAGPTDCVATIPPIVVAPVTN comes from the coding sequence ATGCGCGCTGGTGTGCGGTCGATATTGGGGTTCGGGCTGGCAGCGGCTGTGCTCGGCGGGCTGATTACGGGATGCGGTGGGGGAACGGAGGATCGGGGCGGCGCCGCGCCGAGTTGGTGCCCGACCGTGGCGGGGCACGGGGTGGATTGCGGTGTGGTGGAGCGGCCGCTGGTGCAGGGGCGGGCGGAGCTGGGGACCGTGCAGGTGGGGTATACGCGGATCAAGCACAGCCGGGCCGACGGGGAGGCGGCGGGCACGGTCCTGCCGAATCCCGGTGGACCGGGGGTGCCGATGATCTGGCATGCCGCCGAGGCGGCGACGTTGTCGCAGGCGCTGCTGGATGACTATGACGTGCTGCTGATCGACCCTCGCGGGACGGGGGTGTCGGATGCGCTGGATTGTGGTGTGGGACAGGACGCTTACCAGCTGGATACGCGGGAGGCGCAGTTGCAGGCGGTGGCCCGCTGCGGACAGCAGCTGGGGGAGAAGGCGGCGGGATACACCTCGGCGGCGACGGTGGACGATTTCGACGCGGTGCGCGCGAAACTCGGTATCGACAAGGTGATTCCGTACGGCATCTCGTATGGGACCTACCTGCTCCCCATCTATGCGCAGCGGCATCCCGATCATGTGCAGTCGATCGTGCTGTCGGGCGCCTATCCGAACGACAGCGATCAGTTGCAGCGCCCCAACGCCGAAGCGGTATCGCTTGCCCTGCAGCGTATATGCGAACGCAGCCACGTCTGCGACGGCAATACGGCCGTCGATGATCTGCGCATCGTCGCGACGCGGCTGCGGGACAAGCCGATCACCGTGGCGGGCAAGGGGCCGATTCTGCTCACCGAAGCCAAGTTCGGCAGCCTGGTGTTCGAGGCCGCGACCAGCAATGTGGGCGCCGACCCGGAAACCCTGACTCCACTCGGAATGCTGCCCGCCGCACTGCATTCGGCGGTACGCGGTGACGACGCCGGATTGATCGAGTTCGTCCGCCGCACCACCGACGAACCGGCCTATGAGAATATCGGGCTGTATATCACGGTGGCCTGCAACGATTATGCGCCGCTGTGGTCGCCCGAAGCGCCGCTGCCGCAGCGTGAACAGCAGTTCGGCGAGGCCTTGGCGAAGGCCTCGGGCGGGTTCGGCGCATTCAGTGCGCAGGGTTTCATGGCCGCGCAGCGTGACGGCGGCGACGCGTGCATCCGCTGGCCCGGCATCAAGGGCCTGCAGCGTCCCGATCAGGTGCGTACCGCCATGCCAGACGTCCCGGTGCTGGTGCTCTCGGGTGATCTGGATGCGATCACCCCCGATGCCAACGGCAAACTGGCCGCTGCGAAATTCGCGCATTCGACGTTCGTTTCGGTCCCCAATACCGGGCATGTACCGGATCTGGAACCCAGCGGCTGCGTGGTCGGCATCGTGGCGCACTTCGTCCGCACCGGTACCGCCGGGCCGACGGACTGCGTAGCCACGATCCCGCCGATCGTCGTGGCTCCGGTCACGAACTGA
- a CDS encoding MarR family winged helix-turn-helix transcriptional regulator, whose amino-acid sequence MTDSAKPPADPVQQAWALMHRFVEAHNRRGELAEALGFRLGGGRGKILFQLREGPATLRELAEANGVDAPYATLIVDKLEAHGLVERRPHPDDRRRKLVTLTSAGHNAIATADTILLRPPPAVRDLSPEDLGQLTELLERLLRADAAAPEDSKSSPLPSLDS is encoded by the coding sequence GTGACCGACTCCGCGAAACCCCCGGCCGATCCCGTCCAACAGGCGTGGGCTCTGATGCACCGATTCGTCGAGGCGCACAATCGCCGCGGCGAACTCGCCGAGGCGCTCGGATTCCGGCTGGGCGGCGGCCGCGGCAAAATCCTCTTCCAGCTCCGCGAAGGTCCGGCCACCCTCCGCGAACTCGCGGAAGCCAATGGCGTCGACGCGCCCTACGCAACCCTGATCGTCGACAAATTGGAGGCGCACGGTCTCGTCGAACGCCGGCCGCACCCCGATGACAGACGCCGCAAACTGGTCACGCTCACGTCTGCCGGGCACAATGCGATCGCGACCGCCGACACCATCCTGCTGCGCCCGCCCCCGGCGGTCCGCGACCTCTCGCCCGAGGACCTCGGACAGCTCACCGAACTCCTCGAGCGTCTCCTCCGCGCCGATGCCGCCGCACCCGAAGATTCGAAGTCGTCCCCGCTGCCGTCGCTGGACTCCTGA
- a CDS encoding SDR family oxidoreductase gives MTTTNSNPDLGKRVLLIGASRGLGLALAQEWSNNGWQVVATVRGASRTPLHDLAENSAGRIEIDTVDITEPAQIEALHDRLADRRFDLLFVNAGVTNEPEGTVAETSTEEFTRVMVTNALGPLRVIEALQDLVEPAGTIGAMSSGQGSVSGNERGGHEVYRGSKAALNTFMRSYAARQGGERTLVLMAPGWVRTELGGPDARYSIDESIPNIVKTIDSLRGVPGLRYVDFLGRTVAW, from the coding sequence ATGACTACAACTAATTCAAACCCTGATCTGGGCAAACGAGTGCTCCTGATCGGCGCTTCTCGCGGCCTGGGCCTCGCACTCGCGCAGGAGTGGTCGAACAACGGCTGGCAGGTCGTGGCCACCGTGCGCGGCGCGAGCCGGACCCCGCTGCACGATCTGGCCGAAAACTCCGCCGGGCGCATCGAGATCGACACCGTCGACATCACCGAGCCCGCGCAGATCGAGGCGCTGCACGACCGGCTGGCGGACCGTAGGTTCGACCTGCTGTTCGTGAACGCCGGCGTCACCAACGAGCCGGAGGGCACGGTCGCGGAGACCTCGACCGAGGAGTTCACCCGGGTGATGGTCACCAATGCGCTCGGCCCGCTGCGCGTCATCGAGGCGCTGCAGGATCTTGTCGAGCCCGCGGGCACGATCGGCGCTATGTCCTCGGGCCAGGGCAGCGTGTCCGGCAACGAGCGCGGCGGGCACGAGGTGTACCGCGGCAGCAAGGCCGCGCTCAATACCTTTATGCGCAGCTACGCGGCACGGCAGGGCGGCGAGCGCACGCTGGTTCTCATGGCTCCCGGCTGGGTGCGCACCGAACTGGGCGGCCCGGACGCGCGGTACAGCATCGACGAGAGCATCCCGAATATCGTCAAGACGATCGACTCCCTGCGCGGGGTACCCGGTCTGCGGTACGTCGACTTCCTCGGCCGGACGGTGGCGTGGTGA
- a CDS encoding PHP domain-containing protein → MDPVVALRRIAYYKDRAREDSRRVMAYRNAADIVERLDDAQREALGRSNGWQSLPGIGPKTAAVIAQAWSGREPDALVELRGAAKDLGGGELRAALRGDLHLHSNWSDGSASITEMMSAAQELGHEYCALTDHSPRLTVANGLSPDRLRQQLDVIDELREQFAPMRILTGIEVDILDDGSLDQEPELLERLDIVVASVHSKLKMDAAAMTRRMVRAVSGGQADILGHCTGRLVEGNRGTRPQSQFDAEQVFTACRDYGTAVEINSRPERRDPPTRLLRLALEIGCDFSIDTDAHAPGQLDFLGYGAQRALECGVPAERIINTWPVDKLLTWAASE, encoded by the coding sequence ATGGACCCCGTGGTCGCCCTGCGCCGGATCGCGTACTACAAGGACCGAGCGCGCGAGGACTCGCGACGTGTGATGGCCTACCGCAATGCCGCCGATATCGTCGAGCGGCTCGACGATGCGCAGCGGGAGGCGCTGGGGAGGTCGAACGGCTGGCAGTCGCTGCCGGGAATCGGCCCGAAGACGGCCGCCGTGATCGCGCAGGCGTGGTCCGGGCGCGAGCCCGATGCGCTGGTCGAATTGCGGGGCGCGGCAAAGGATCTGGGTGGCGGAGAGTTGCGGGCCGCGCTCCGGGGCGATCTGCACCTGCACTCGAACTGGTCGGACGGCTCAGCGTCCATCACCGAAATGATGTCCGCCGCACAGGAATTGGGGCACGAGTACTGTGCGCTCACCGACCACTCGCCCCGATTGACCGTCGCCAATGGGCTGTCGCCGGACCGGCTGCGTCAGCAACTCGACGTCATCGACGAACTGCGCGAACAGTTCGCGCCGATGCGCATTCTCACCGGCATCGAGGTCGACATTCTCGACGACGGGTCGCTCGATCAGGAACCCGAACTGCTCGAACGACTCGATATCGTGGTGGCCAGCGTGCATTCCAAGCTCAAGATGGACGCCGCCGCGATGACCAGGCGGATGGTGCGTGCGGTCTCGGGCGGGCAGGCCGACATCCTCGGGCACTGCACCGGCCGGCTCGTCGAGGGCAATCGGGGCACCCGGCCGCAGTCGCAGTTCGATGCCGAGCAGGTGTTCACGGCCTGTCGCGACTACGGCACCGCCGTCGAGATCAATTCCCGGCCGGAACGCCGCGATCCGCCGACCCGGCTGCTGCGGCTGGCCCTCGAAATCGGGTGCGACTTCTCCATCGACACCGATGCGCACGCGCCCGGCCAGCTCGACTTCCTCGGTTACGGTGCGCAGCGCGCGCTGGAGTGCGGCGTCCCCGCCGAGCGGATCATCAACACCTGGCCCGTGGACAAACTGCTGACCTGGGCAGCATCCGAATGA
- a CDS encoding HugZ family pyridoxamine 5'-phosphate oxidase produces MPLDHGDPGDAPSTPPPLTAVVNADRPAPAEEARTVVAATNTATLASLTADGAPWASFVTYGLLDGQPVLCVSRMAEHGRNLAADPRASLSIVSPDLPSDPLAGSRVTLAGKVEQPQGDEAVAAREAHLAAVPAAKYYIDFSDFTLWVMRVERVRWVGGYGRMDSATAEQYSAAAPDTVVSAAARAITHLNDDHADALLAMAQARGGYPDATAAVCERADRYGLDLRVTTPRGIAVTRIGYVAPLDSVAELRAATVELTRLSRAE; encoded by the coding sequence GTGCCTCTCGATCACGGTGACCCGGGCGATGCCCCGTCCACTCCCCCGCCGCTGACAGCCGTCGTCAATGCCGATCGGCCGGCTCCGGCCGAGGAAGCCAGAACCGTTGTGGCGGCGACGAATACCGCGACGCTGGCGAGTCTCACGGCCGACGGTGCGCCCTGGGCCTCCTTCGTCACCTACGGACTGCTCGACGGTCAGCCGGTGCTGTGCGTCTCGCGGATGGCCGAGCACGGTCGTAATCTCGCCGCCGATCCCCGGGCGAGCCTGTCGATCGTGAGCCCGGATCTGCCGTCCGATCCGCTGGCCGGTTCGCGAGTCACCCTGGCGGGCAAGGTCGAACAACCGCAGGGCGATGAGGCGGTCGCGGCCCGCGAAGCGCATCTGGCCGCCGTGCCCGCCGCCAAGTACTACATCGACTTCAGCGATTTCACGCTGTGGGTCATGCGCGTGGAGCGGGTCCGCTGGGTCGGCGGCTACGGCCGCATGGATTCCGCTACCGCGGAACAGTATTCCGCCGCAGCACCCGACACGGTCGTGTCCGCGGCGGCCCGCGCCATCACGCACCTCAATGATGACCACGCCGACGCCCTGCTCGCCATGGCCCAGGCGCGCGGCGGCTACCCGGACGCCACCGCCGCCGTCTGCGAACGCGCCGACCGCTACGGCCTCGACCTGCGTGTCACCACCCCGCGCGGCATCGCCGTCACCCGCATCGGCTACGTGGCACCCCTCGATTCGGTCGCCGAACTCCGGGCCGCCACAGTCGAATTGACCCGGTTGTCGCGCGCGGAGTAG
- a CDS encoding VIT1/CCC1 transporter family protein: MSEELAEHPPAPHESEPHTGSLASRLNWLRAGVLGANDGIVSVAGIVIGVAAATSARGPILTAGIAGLAAGAVSMALGEYVSVSTQRDSERALLATECRELTEEPEAELAELAAIYRAKGLTAATAQTVAEELTAHDAFAAHAEAELGIDPDDLTNPWHAALSSAVSFTLGALLPLLAILLPPAADRLPVTFAAVMIALILTGNISARLGGAAPLPSTVRIAVGGALAMAATYCIGHLVGIAV; the protein is encoded by the coding sequence ATGAGTGAAGAACTCGCCGAACACCCGCCTGCGCCGCATGAGTCCGAGCCGCATACGGGCAGCCTGGCGTCCCGGCTGAACTGGCTGCGTGCGGGGGTGCTCGGCGCGAACGACGGCATTGTGTCGGTCGCGGGCATTGTGATCGGCGTCGCGGCCGCCACCTCCGCGCGCGGGCCGATTCTCACCGCGGGAATCGCGGGGCTGGCCGCCGGTGCGGTCTCGATGGCGCTGGGCGAATACGTCTCGGTCAGCACGCAGCGTGATAGCGAGCGCGCGCTGCTCGCCACCGAATGTCGCGAACTCACGGAGGAGCCCGAAGCCGAGCTCGCCGAACTCGCGGCCATCTACCGCGCGAAGGGGCTCACCGCGGCCACCGCGCAGACCGTCGCGGAGGAACTCACCGCGCACGATGCCTTCGCGGCGCATGCCGAGGCCGAACTCGGCATCGACCCGGACGATCTCACCAATCCCTGGCATGCGGCGCTGTCCTCGGCGGTGTCCTTCACCCTCGGAGCGCTCCTGCCCCTGCTGGCGATTCTGCTCCCGCCCGCCGCCGACCGACTACCCGTCACCTTCGCCGCGGTCATGATCGCGCTCATCCTGACCGGCAATATCAGCGCCCGCCTCGGCGGCGCGGCGCCCCTCCCGTCGACCGTCCGCATTGCGGTCGGCGGCGCACTCGCCATGGCGGCGACCTACTGCATCGGCCACCTCGTGGGGATTGCGGTGTAG
- a CDS encoding MgtC/SapB family protein, whose protein sequence is MTTWEMLLRLGAGVGLGALIGVERQYRARMAGLRTNALVAAGATLFVLLSAHGFSGGSADPTRVAAQIVSGIGFLGAGVIIRDGMNVRGLNTAATLWCAAAVGALAGSGMYVTAVAGTLAVVVANIALRAVGHAVDKRPESGEEQSVAYAFAAVTDDDNEAHVRALLVQALTRTDFRLVSVASENTGTPGRVEVRAELIGERRDDRQMESAVSRLSMEPSVTSVGWKTGAPAEAV, encoded by the coding sequence ATGACAACGTGGGAGATGTTGCTCCGACTCGGAGCCGGAGTCGGCCTGGGCGCGCTCATCGGCGTCGAGCGCCAATACCGCGCGCGCATGGCGGGGCTGCGCACCAATGCCCTGGTCGCCGCCGGCGCGACCCTGTTCGTCCTGCTGTCCGCGCACGGATTCAGCGGCGGTTCCGCCGATCCCACCCGCGTGGCGGCCCAAATCGTCTCGGGCATCGGCTTTCTCGGCGCGGGCGTGATCATTCGCGACGGGATGAATGTGCGCGGCCTCAATACCGCCGCCACCCTGTGGTGCGCGGCCGCGGTCGGCGCCCTCGCCGGATCCGGCATGTACGTCACCGCCGTGGCCGGAACACTCGCGGTCGTCGTGGCCAATATCGCGCTGCGCGCGGTCGGCCACGCGGTCGACAAGCGCCCGGAGTCCGGGGAAGAACAGTCGGTCGCCTATGCCTTCGCCGCCGTCACCGACGACGATAACGAGGCTCATGTGCGCGCACTGCTCGTGCAGGCGTTGACCCGCACCGACTTCCGGCTGGTCTCGGTGGCCAGTGAGAACACCGGCACCCCCGGCCGCGTCGAGGTCCGCGCCGAACTGATCGGCGAACGGCGCGACGACCGCCAGATGGAATCGGCCGTCAGCCGCCTCAGCATGGAACCGTCGGTGACCAGCGTCGGCTGGAAGACCGGCGCACCAGCCGAAGCGGTCTGA
- a CDS encoding DUF7873 family protein yields MTRLNQIVAVEKGIKSRTFSELTEAHHQLAKNPLLSGIARTYRPKDEEGEQLPPESTRVQVKSEGVLEATAEILTKLFDVMATKDWANCAAKADVVVDGRTLVKDAPVTYLLFLEKQLVDLHTFVRKLPVLDASESWEYDASADCYATEPVQTVRTKKIPRNHVKAEATEKHPAQVEVYHEDVVVGYWRTIKFSGALPAKRVNDLTERVEKLQHAVKFAREEANNAEITQQKPGAEIFGYLFG; encoded by the coding sequence ATGACACGTTTGAATCAGATTGTCGCCGTGGAGAAAGGGATCAAATCCCGGACCTTTTCCGAACTCACCGAGGCCCATCACCAGCTGGCCAAGAACCCGCTGCTGAGCGGTATCGCGCGCACCTACCGTCCGAAAGATGAAGAGGGCGAGCAATTGCCGCCCGAGTCGACGCGCGTACAGGTGAAGTCCGAGGGAGTGCTGGAGGCCACGGCGGAGATCCTGACCAAACTGTTCGATGTGATGGCCACCAAGGATTGGGCCAATTGCGCGGCGAAAGCCGATGTGGTGGTGGACGGCCGGACCCTCGTAAAGGACGCGCCCGTCACCTATCTGCTGTTCCTGGAGAAGCAGCTGGTCGACCTGCACACCTTCGTCCGCAAGCTCCCCGTCCTGGACGCCTCCGAATCGTGGGAGTACGACGCCTCCGCGGACTGCTACGCGACCGAACCGGTGCAGACGGTGCGCACCAAGAAGATTCCGCGCAACCACGTGAAAGCCGAAGCGACGGAGAAGCATCCGGCGCAGGTCGAGGTGTATCACGAGGATGTGGTGGTCGGTTACTGGCGGACCATCAAGTTCTCCGGCGCGCTGCCGGCCAAGCGGGTGAACGATCTGACCGAGCGCGTCGAAAAGCTGCAGCACGCAGTCAAGTTCGCGCGCGAGGAGGCCAACAACGCCGAGATCACCCAGCAGAAGCCGGGTGCGGAGATCTTCGGATATCTGTTTGGCTGA
- a CDS encoding alpha/beta hydrolase — protein sequence MLARKHAVLLAASAVALSVLSGAPGSVAVAHAEPTVSHLDHIDRAGQRQQTFYVYSAAMDRVIPLQVLTPFDTSAPRPTLYLLNGAGGGEDIASWYNQTDIVQFFADKNVNVITPAAGAFSYYTDWQRDDPKLGRNQWETFLTRELPPIVDAALGASGVNAIAGVSMSATSVLDLAGAAPDLYRAVGAYSGCASTSDQQGRTYIQLVMARAGADPKNMWGGDGDPAWREHDALLNADRLRGKAIYLSSSSGLPGPAEAIVPPFTVGQAATKVNQILLGGLIEAATNSCTHQLADRLNALNIPAQVEFRSAGTHTWHYWEDDLHKSWPLFAQALGTT from the coding sequence TTGCTCGCGCGTAAACATGCGGTACTGCTCGCCGCCTCCGCTGTCGCCCTCTCCGTGCTGTCCGGCGCGCCGGGTTCCGTGGCTGTCGCCCACGCCGAACCGACCGTGTCGCATCTGGACCACATAGACCGCGCCGGGCAACGGCAGCAAACCTTTTACGTGTATTCGGCCGCGATGGATCGCGTGATCCCGCTGCAAGTTCTGACGCCTTTCGATACCAGCGCACCGCGCCCCACCCTCTATCTGCTGAACGGTGCGGGCGGCGGCGAGGATATCGCGAGCTGGTACAACCAGACCGATATCGTGCAGTTCTTCGCCGATAAGAACGTGAACGTCATTACTCCTGCCGCAGGGGCCTTTTCGTACTACACCGATTGGCAGCGCGACGACCCCAAACTCGGCCGCAACCAGTGGGAGACCTTCCTGACCCGCGAGCTGCCGCCGATCGTCGATGCGGCCCTGGGCGCCTCGGGCGTCAATGCGATTGCCGGGGTCTCGATGTCGGCCACCTCGGTGCTGGATCTGGCCGGTGCCGCACCGGACCTGTACCGCGCCGTCGGCGCGTACAGCGGCTGCGCCTCCACCTCCGATCAGCAGGGCCGGACCTATATCCAGCTGGTGATGGCCCGCGCGGGCGCCGACCCCAAGAACATGTGGGGCGGCGACGGCGATCCCGCCTGGCGCGAGCACGACGCACTCCTGAATGCGGATCGCCTGCGCGGCAAGGCAATCTACCTCTCCAGCTCCAGCGGCCTGCCCGGTCCGGCCGAAGCCATCGTGCCCCCGTTCACGGTCGGCCAGGCCGCGACAAAAGTGAATCAGATACTGCTCGGCGGCCTGATCGAAGCGGCGACCAATTCCTGCACCCACCAACTCGCCGACCGCCTGAACGCGCTGAATATCCCCGCCCAGGTCGAATTCCGCTCCGCCGGAACCCATACGTGGCACTACTGGGAGGACGATCTCCACAAGTCGTGGCCCCTGTTCGCCCAAGCCCTCGGCACGACGTAG
- a CDS encoding cutinase family protein yields MAVAAGLLSTAGAPLAVAAPGNCPDLNVIAVPGTWETSRDNPHPGMLSQVTRGLPGNVRTDYVSYAATALPWEGEVYGRSKREAVANARGMIADMAARCSATRFALVGYSQGADAAGDLAAEIGSGHGVVPPERVAAVGLLSDPRRGPTDALIGPPVPGAGAGGARIGGFGFLSQNVRTFCAAGDLYCSVPTDDLAGRFAGFLTQLSAPDPLQIGNYVLTVQSILGEALLPGGSAILSASPDDPAGEQWTRQVQDFLSSGVHQSYPRYTVDGNGETATAWLHNWLADVAEHP; encoded by the coding sequence GTGGCCGTCGCGGCAGGTTTGCTATCGACGGCCGGCGCACCGTTGGCTGTCGCGGCGCCGGGTAATTGCCCGGACCTCAATGTGATCGCTGTGCCGGGCACCTGGGAAACCTCCCGCGACAATCCGCATCCCGGCATGCTGTCCCAGGTCACTCGCGGACTCCCCGGCAATGTGCGCACCGACTACGTCAGCTACGCGGCCACCGCCCTGCCCTGGGAGGGGGAGGTCTACGGCCGTTCGAAGCGGGAGGCCGTCGCCAATGCCCGCGGCATGATCGCGGATATGGCGGCCCGGTGCAGCGCAACGCGTTTCGCACTGGTCGGCTACAGCCAGGGTGCGGACGCGGCCGGTGATCTGGCGGCGGAGATCGGTTCGGGACACGGTGTGGTGCCGCCGGAGCGAGTGGCGGCGGTCGGGCTGCTCTCGGATCCGCGGCGCGGACCCACCGATGCGCTGATCGGCCCGCCGGTGCCCGGCGCCGGTGCGGGCGGGGCGCGGATCGGCGGCTTCGGGTTCCTGAGCCAGAATGTGCGAACCTTCTGCGCGGCGGGCGATTTGTACTGTTCAGTGCCCACCGATGATCTGGCTGGACGCTTCGCCGGATTCCTCACCCAGCTGTCCGCACCCGATCCGCTGCAGATCGGCAACTACGTGCTGACCGTCCAGTCGATTCTCGGCGAGGCGCTGCTGCCGGGCGGATCGGCCATCCTGTCGGCCTCCCCCGACGATCCCGCCGGTGAACAGTGGACCCGCCAGGTGCAGGATTTCCTCTCCTCCGGCGTTCACCAGTCCTACCCGCGCTACACGGTGGACGGCAATGGCGAGACGGCGACCGCGTGGCTGCACAACTGGCTCGCGGACGTGGCCGAGCACCCCTGA